The following are encoded in a window of Armatimonadota bacterium genomic DNA:
- a CDS encoding creatininase family protein: protein MTGARLMYNMTVKEIAEGLKETQTVIIPVGVVEQHGYHLPTSVDIHNAAEIARLTSEKTGCFVTPPVHYNFSGGTLPGTINISPQVFSLLLMDILQSLVMQGFKNLIILLGHGGTESCAAARDAALQFQRLRPEMSGVNVLLVPFWELSETYLYYFAKGDYHAALMETSLMMYWKPELVKMDQACYDDSEILEVMRKDPDAYAQKLKNIDARFVVPRVVQDPRVKVGVMGDFTGASAELGKKVAEECVSALSAIIREVEQIQKP, encoded by the coding sequence ATGACCGGTGCTCGGCTGATGTATAATATGACCGTCAAAGAAATAGCTGAGGGTCTCAAGGAAACGCAGACTGTAATAATCCCCGTGGGAGTTGTTGAGCAACATGGTTATCATTTGCCAACAAGCGTGGACATTCACAACGCTGCAGAGATAGCTCGGCTGACTTCCGAGAAAACTGGTTGTTTTGTAACACCGCCCGTTCATTACAACTTTTCGGGTGGAACTCTTCCAGGGACAATTAACATCAGCCCGCAAGTGTTTTCCCTCCTTCTTATGGACATCCTTCAGAGTTTAGTAATGCAGGGTTTTAAAAACCTTATCATACTCCTTGGCCATGGTGGAACAGAAAGTTGCGCAGCAGCTAGGGATGCCGCCTTGCAGTTTCAGCGGCTTCGCCCAGAAATGTCCGGTGTAAACGTGCTTCTAGTGCCTTTCTGGGAGCTTTCGGAAACTTACTTGTATTACTTTGCCAAAGGTGACTACCATGCAGCCCTCATGGAGACGTCGCTAATGATGTATTGGAAACCCGAACTTGTGAAGATGGACCAAGCGTGTTATGACGATTCAGAAATACTTGAGGTTATGCGCAAAGACCCGGATGCCTACGCACAGAAGCTAAAGAATATTGATGCCCGGTTCGTAGTGCCGAGGGTAGTCCAAGATCCAAGAGTCAAAGTTGGCGTGATGGGAGACTTCACAGGTGCAAGCGCTGAACTTGGCAAAAAAGTTGCTGAGGAATGCGTTTCAGCGTTATCTGCAATCATTCGCGAGGTTGAGCAGATTCAAAAACCGTAG
- a CDS encoding helix-turn-helix domain-containing protein, protein MADEFPDLYTIEQAANYLKVSQSSIRSYIRQGKVNAYRVAGKRKVLIPGAELMKLLVPVREEADRRPADD, encoded by the coding sequence ATGGCAGACGAATTCCCTGATCTCTACACCATCGAGCAAGCCGCAAATTACCTTAAGGTGAGTCAATCATCTATTCGCTCGTATATTCGCCAGGGAAAGGTTAATGCCTACCGTGTTGCAGGAAAGCGAAAGGTTTTGATTCCTGGCGCGGAGCTGATGAAGTTACTTGTGCCTGTCCGCGAGGAGGCCGATAGGAGGCCAGCGGATGATTAA
- a CDS encoding ABC transporter permease, whose product MIKELAELWKYRELVLNLVIRDIRVRYKNSVLGFFWSLANPLLQVATITIVFKFIMNVKIPNYSAYLLCAFLPWTFFQMSLLDSSMSVLMHGDLVKKTYFPREALPVSIVLSNLVHFILALGLFFIYLLVLGTPILLTWLLLPVIVLIQLILTLGISLFISCLNVFYEDIKYMMTVLLTVVFYGTPIIFLVEQIYYSDRIPAAYQGLVLKFFYLNPLSMLMIAYRKLLLPPFNVGEIRDLGMNYTYLGLAAVTSLLIFVAGYTFFNRKKWLFAELL is encoded by the coding sequence ATGATTAAAGAGCTCGCAGAACTTTGGAAATACCGAGAGCTAGTGTTAAATCTTGTTATACGTGACATACGGGTCAGGTATAAGAACTCAGTTTTAGGATTTTTCTGGTCGCTTGCTAATCCACTCCTCCAGGTAGCGACAATTACCATAGTGTTCAAATTTATAATGAATGTAAAGATTCCAAACTATTCTGCGTATCTGCTCTGTGCCTTTCTGCCGTGGACTTTCTTTCAAATGTCGCTTCTCGATTCGAGCATGTCAGTTTTAATGCATGGTGACTTGGTAAAGAAGACATACTTTCCGCGAGAGGCGCTTCCTGTTTCAATTGTTTTGTCAAATCTAGTGCATTTTATTTTGGCACTTGGCCTTTTCTTCATTTACTTACTAGTGTTGGGGACTCCCATCTTGCTAACCTGGTTACTACTGCCGGTCATTGTGCTCATCCAGCTTATACTAACGCTTGGGATATCCCTGTTTATATCATGCCTGAATGTATTTTATGAAGATATCAAATACATGATGACCGTGCTTCTTACAGTGGTATTTTATGGTACTCCAATCATTTTTCTTGTTGAGCAGATTTACTATTCGGATAGAATACCAGCAGCATACCAGGGGCTTGTGCTGAAGTTTTTCTATCTAAATCCGCTCTCAATGTTAATGATTGCGTATCGAAAGCTTCTTCTACCTCCATTCAACGTTGGTGAAATAAGAGACCTAGGGATGAATTACACATACCTTGGACTTGCGGCGGTAACCTCGCTTTTAATTTTTGTTGCTGGCTATACCTTTTTCAACCGCAAGAAGTGGCTGTTTGCCGAGTTGCTATAA
- a CDS encoding ABC transporter ATP-binding protein: MEIIRVENLTKTFRLYHDRFGTLKSLVLSFRRPKYEVIYALKGISFSVQSGETLAVIGENGSGKSTLLGIIGSVYKPTSGLVEVKGRVSALLELGAGFHPDLTGIENIYLNASILGLPRKEVRRRMDEIVKFAELERFIDAPLRTYSSGMVMRLGFSIAVQVDPDILLVDEVLAVGDEAFQQKCYEKVCEFQNKGKTIIFVSHDMKAVREVASRAIWLDAGEIRLDDGVEKVIDSYLAHCKMPRPVVEK, translated from the coding sequence ATGGAAATTATACGTGTCGAAAACCTTACGAAAACATTTCGTCTATACCATGATAGATTTGGCACTCTTAAATCGCTAGTGCTCTCGTTCCGCAGACCAAAATATGAGGTCATTTATGCCCTCAAAGGGATTAGCTTTTCAGTTCAATCTGGTGAGACGCTTGCGGTAATTGGAGAAAATGGTTCAGGCAAGAGCACTCTTCTAGGGATTATAGGGTCTGTTTATAAGCCTACATCCGGCTTAGTTGAAGTAAAAGGACGAGTTTCTGCGCTGCTTGAGCTTGGGGCAGGTTTCCATCCCGATTTGACCGGGATTGAGAATATATATCTAAATGCATCCATCTTGGGTCTCCCCCGCAAGGAGGTCCGTCGTCGGATGGACGAGATAGTCAAGTTTGCTGAATTGGAGCGGTTCATTGATGCGCCACTTCGTACGTATTCTTCTGGCATGGTAATGCGCCTGGGGTTCTCAATAGCAGTGCAAGTGGACCCAGACATACTCCTAGTTGACGAGGTCTTGGCGGTTGGTGATGAGGCATTCCAGCAAAAATGCTACGAAAAAGTATGCGAGTTTCAAAACAAAGGCAAGACAATTATTTTTGTATCTCACGATATGAAAGCGGTGCGTGAAGTGGCGAGCCGCGCAATTTGGCTTGATGCTGGGGAGATTCGTTTGGATGACGGCGTGGAAAAAGTCATTGATTCCTATCTTGCGCATTGCAAGATGCCCCGTCCGGTGGTCGAAAAATGA
- a CDS encoding glycosyltransferase family 1 protein — translation MKIGIDARLIQGGFCGDRTYWRGLIGGIARINAVHHDEYLLYTFSKLPPPNPSETGGFAVRQLNALTGRDWCLWSFPRMLGKDGVQVAHVQYSMPPYAPCPIITSVHDVSFRRCPQFFSFKDRFLLDLGMRIGAHRAAKILVLSNFTRSEMIELYRVPPEKIEVVYPGVEEQFQPLDKACSKKVIQERYSISQPFIITVGVVPARKNIHSLIRAFGILKGILPIKHKLVILGNHRGQDRQLLRLADSIGISGDVVLTGVVTNEDLPHFYNAADLSVYPSVYEGFGLPALEAMACGVPVITSNLSALPEVIGDAGLAVDPTPEALADAMAEVLSNMSLRSELSARGLKRAKAFNWDSTARRVVEIYREVASNN, via the coding sequence ATGAAAATAGGGATTGATGCTCGCCTCATCCAGGGTGGATTCTGCGGCGACCGGACGTATTGGCGCGGTTTAATTGGAGGCATTGCCAGAATTAATGCGGTCCATCACGATGAATATCTCCTTTATACATTTTCAAAGCTTCCGCCACCCAATCCGTCAGAAACTGGTGGTTTCGCAGTTCGTCAGCTAAATGCATTGACTGGCCGGGATTGGTGCTTGTGGTCATTCCCGCGTATGCTAGGAAAAGATGGGGTACAAGTTGCACATGTTCAGTACTCAATGCCTCCATATGCTCCGTGTCCAATAATTACCTCTGTTCATGATGTATCATTCCGGCGGTGTCCACAATTCTTTTCATTCAAAGACCGGTTTCTCCTTGACCTAGGCATGAGAATTGGAGCGCATCGAGCAGCAAAAATACTTGTGCTTTCGAATTTCACGAGGAGTGAGATGATAGAATTGTATCGCGTGCCGCCGGAGAAAATCGAGGTTGTCTATCCAGGGGTAGAAGAACAATTCCAGCCACTCGATAAAGCTTGTTCGAAGAAGGTTATTCAAGAGAGGTATTCTATAAGCCAGCCGTTTATTATTACCGTTGGGGTGGTTCCTGCAAGGAAGAATATCCATTCCCTTATTCGTGCTTTTGGGATTCTAAAAGGAATCTTGCCAATAAAGCACAAACTTGTCATATTGGGAAATCACCGTGGTCAGGACCGCCAGCTACTAAGGTTGGCTGATTCCATTGGAATCTCGGGAGACGTGGTCCTGACAGGTGTCGTGACCAATGAGGATTTGCCACATTTCTACAATGCGGCCGATCTCAGCGTCTATCCTTCGGTATATGAAGGATTTGGTCTCCCCGCGTTGGAGGCAATGGCGTGCGGGGTGCCCGTTATTACAAGCAATCTCTCGGCTCTGCCGGAAGTCATTGGCGATGCAGGATTAGCTGTTGACCCAACACCGGAAGCACTGGCGGATGCGATGGCAGAGGTGCTATCAAACATGTCGCTAAGGTCCGAATTATCTGCTCGGGGTTTAAAGCGCGCAAAGGCATTCAATTGGGATTCAACTGCACGACGTGTAGTGGAGATATATCGGGAAGTAGCAAGTAATAATTAG
- a CDS encoding sugar ABC transporter permease, with product MKRLKKASRIERINMRNGLLFTLPALLGLVGFTLYPMAASLYYSFCRYTGLKPPVWIGIGNYEFMLHDRLLREALWNTVYYTVFAVPLGIITAFALAVLLNAKVRGLAFFRTIFYLPSIVPVVASSVLWLWILNPENGLVNAIIEGFGKILAAVGLPQINGPGWLADPHWSKPALILMSVWGVGAWVVIYLAGLQDVPHELYEAASLDGATSWQKTRHVTIPFMSPYIFFTAVMGVIGSLQYFTQAWVMTRGTGGPVNSTMMFSMYLFQNAFQFFKMGYACAMAWLLFVLIMVATLLIFKTSARYVYYGGR from the coding sequence ATGAAAAGATTAAAAAAAGCAAGCCGAATTGAAAGGATAAATATGCGGAATGGGTTGCTTTTTACGCTTCCCGCATTGCTTGGGCTTGTTGGGTTCACACTATATCCTATGGCCGCATCCCTGTATTATTCCTTCTGCCGATACACAGGACTCAAGCCGCCTGTGTGGATAGGGATTGGAAATTACGAATTTATGCTTCATGACCGCCTCTTGCGCGAGGCACTTTGGAACACTGTTTACTATACAGTGTTTGCTGTGCCACTTGGGATAATCACCGCATTTGCACTAGCTGTTCTCTTGAATGCGAAAGTGCGGGGGCTCGCGTTCTTCCGCACTATTTTCTACCTCCCGTCGATAGTCCCTGTGGTTGCAAGCTCGGTACTCTGGCTATGGATTCTAAATCCAGAGAATGGCCTAGTAAACGCAATAATAGAAGGGTTTGGCAAGATTCTCGCAGCAGTTGGCCTCCCACAAATTAACGGTCCAGGATGGCTTGCCGATCCGCATTGGTCAAAACCTGCTCTGATTTTAATGAGCGTCTGGGGAGTGGGCGCATGGGTTGTAATCTATCTTGCGGGGCTTCAAGACGTGCCTCATGAGCTTTATGAGGCGGCAAGTCTCGATGGGGCAACCAGCTGGCAGAAAACGCGTCACGTAACAATACCTTTTATGAGTCCATACATTTTCTTTACTGCTGTTATGGGTGTCATAGGTAGCCTGCAATATTTCACCCAGGCATGGGTTATGACTCGCGGAACGGGCGGTCCTGTAAACTCGACGATGATGTTTTCTATGTATTTGTTCCAAAATGCATTTCAGTTTTTCAAAATGGGGTACGCTTGTGCAATGGCTTGGCTGCTTTTTGTGCTTATTATGGTAGCTACCTTGCTAATTTTTAAAACATCGGCACGATATGTTTACTACGGAGGACGCTAG
- a CDS encoding carbohydrate ABC transporter permease — MAKESKVLRIATYCALIIFSVAFFLPFYWLITTSLKTEDQIFRIPPVWIPHPLKWSNYTEGLTFVPFFTYLRNTLIISVSNVIGALLSCSLVAYGLAIIPWRGRDFVFFLLLSTMMLPYQVVMVPLFTIFTKLGWIDTFLPLIVPSFLGNAFLIFLLRQFFMSIPKDLTDAARIDGCSELQIYRGVIVPLSKPALATVALFSFMGAWNDYLGPLIYLFDQSKYTLSLGLAMFSSQYGSYWGMLMAVSTVVTIPIVILFFFTQRTFIQGITMTGIKG; from the coding sequence ATGGCGAAGGAAAGCAAAGTATTGCGAATTGCAACCTATTGTGCGCTGATTATCTTCAGCGTGGCTTTCTTTCTGCCATTTTACTGGTTGATAACAACGTCTCTTAAGACTGAGGACCAAATTTTCCGAATACCGCCGGTGTGGATTCCGCATCCACTTAAGTGGTCGAACTATACCGAGGGTTTAACTTTTGTGCCGTTTTTTACCTATTTGAGGAATACGCTAATTATTTCGGTATCCAACGTTATTGGCGCATTGCTCTCTTGTTCACTTGTAGCATATGGGCTTGCAATAATACCCTGGCGAGGAAGAGATTTCGTTTTTTTCCTTCTACTCAGCACTATGATGCTTCCCTATCAGGTAGTGATGGTTCCATTGTTTACCATTTTTACCAAGCTTGGCTGGATAGATACATTTCTCCCACTAATAGTGCCGTCGTTTCTTGGTAACGCATTTCTAATTTTCCTCCTCCGGCAATTCTTTATGTCTATTCCTAAAGACCTGACCGACGCCGCCAGAATCGATGGCTGTTCGGAACTTCAGATATACCGAGGAGTGATAGTGCCCCTTTCGAAACCGGCGCTGGCGACAGTAGCACTGTTTAGCTTTATGGGTGCGTGGAATGACTATCTCGGCCCCCTCATCTACCTCTTTGATCAGTCGAAATATACACTTTCACTTGGATTGGCGATGTTTTCAAGCCAGTACGGTTCCTATTGGGGGATGCTCATGGCTGTGTCAACAGTAGTAACTATTCCCATTGTCATACTCTTCTTTTTCACACAGCGAACCTTCATTCAAGGAATAACAATGACGGGCATAAAAGGCTGA
- a CDS encoding carbohydrate-binding family 9-like protein produces the protein MGARRIVLKTISLIVFANIVLAQIPINAEEAKSSSPLLTIPKITRPITIDGRLSDGEWGLATKVPYTLLLRTWRMPTQNTQIYVCYSEHMLYVAFDCHEKKMPRVVGKLEERDSDIFRADCVEVFVQSERETQSYYHFAVGILGTMYDAKKPKPTQTDSSWNADWKAAVSLRRDGWSAEIGIPFSVFGSAPEPGTCWKVNFSRESRSSGEFSSWSPVKAGFHEPENFGMLVFGTDVPVMNIKQFLASPNGVVERSGEVANTTSKSLQVRMETYLMEALPKTIREITLSIEPHSSQKFHLVDEFREEGRLTAVLEASVGGKPFYRILRPYDVPLIRTRLAEISARLRTLELYLRGMPKDMADSLTASFEALKARRDAVSKSVQYIPEATSGQLAGMSKSLDELERCLSITEFHAKIKKLKIAVEPDREFAIWPADPWTQLKPYDIPKDIQPSPEVRAIAYRGEKVYMAFNITNLSDSTLDFRIVIDQSTGNIPADHVQIRTCAFVKEDAEAETLVGDALPLIDEAGRLTIPSEQTSQVFLVVKTDGLEAGDYTGFLSVKPLTGGPEQKVKVSFTIYPLDLPREPKPWICTWGDILKISWAQANPQAYLRDAVEHGVNVFLISPNLVMPTFDKEGNLAKPIDYTRHDELVAAYKPYGMIAGIYSIGLFYDNVAKKAGFEYMGPEYRRGFINWFRDWVGHLKSLGLDYNDFAFELVDEPSSQAKLKIHADIGRLVREADPKARILVTANFTEVERLKQIKDVVDIWVPRGPVIEDEDARNFMRNTSKEIWLYVCSGDSKRLDPVGYYRSLAWQSFRHGLTGWGYFAHMWWGEIPWESANTKNERLATFSTVYPGLHGPVPSRRWEAFWKGHEDFRALHLLGRLVSEAEKYGKDTSSAKLVLEEARNAFSNLQSIADKHVSTATLSKYLDDLRRKVAEVSLNLARK, from the coding sequence ATGGGTGCACGAAGGATTGTGCTGAAAACCATTTCACTAATTGTATTTGCCAATATTGTTCTTGCTCAAATCCCAATAAATGCGGAGGAAGCCAAATCATCATCGCCGTTGCTAACCATCCCTAAGATTACTCGACCGATAACGATTGACGGCCGGCTAAGTGATGGTGAGTGGGGATTGGCAACGAAAGTACCTTACACCCTCTTACTGCGTACTTGGCGCATGCCAACTCAAAATACACAAATTTATGTCTGTTATTCTGAGCACATGCTTTATGTAGCCTTCGATTGCCACGAGAAGAAAATGCCTAGAGTCGTTGGCAAGCTTGAAGAGCGGGATAGCGACATCTTTCGTGCCGATTGTGTTGAGGTTTTCGTCCAATCCGAGCGTGAAACGCAATCCTATTATCACTTCGCCGTGGGTATTTTAGGGACGATGTATGACGCAAAAAAGCCTAAGCCAACGCAAACTGATAGCTCTTGGAACGCTGATTGGAAGGCGGCGGTTTCTCTGCGAAGGGATGGCTGGTCTGCTGAAATAGGAATACCCTTTTCCGTTTTTGGTTCTGCGCCAGAGCCTGGTACGTGCTGGAAAGTCAACTTTAGTCGTGAGAGTAGGTCGAGCGGCGAGTTTAGTTCTTGGTCGCCGGTGAAAGCAGGCTTCCACGAGCCGGAGAACTTTGGAATGCTTGTTTTCGGTACCGATGTTCCCGTCATGAACATCAAGCAATTTCTAGCTTCACCTAACGGTGTTGTTGAACGCAGTGGGGAGGTGGCGAATACTACTAGTAAGTCGCTCCAAGTGCGCATGGAAACTTATTTAATGGAAGCTCTTCCAAAAACAATACGAGAGATTACGCTTTCAATAGAACCTCATTCCTCTCAAAAGTTCCACCTTGTTGATGAGTTTAGAGAAGAAGGTAGGCTTACGGCTGTTCTCGAAGCTTCGGTCGGTGGCAAGCCATTCTATAGGATTTTACGGCCTTATGATGTTCCTCTTATTAGAACAAGGCTTGCGGAGATTTCTGCAAGATTGAGAACCCTAGAGTTGTATTTAAGAGGAATGCCAAAAGACATGGCGGATAGTCTAACAGCCAGCTTTGAAGCGCTCAAAGCACGACGCGATGCCGTATCCAAGTCTGTGCAATACATCCCAGAGGCGACTTCCGGCCAGCTTGCAGGGATGTCAAAGTCTCTTGACGAACTTGAGCGTTGTTTATCTATCACAGAATTCCACGCCAAAATCAAGAAACTAAAAATTGCCGTCGAACCAGACCGTGAGTTTGCCATATGGCCTGCTGACCCTTGGACACAGTTGAAACCCTACGATATTCCGAAAGATATCCAACCATCTCCTGAGGTTCGTGCCATAGCATACCGCGGCGAGAAGGTGTACATGGCTTTCAATATTACAAATTTAAGCGACTCAACACTTGATTTCCGAATAGTCATTGACCAATCTACAGGAAATATTCCAGCGGACCATGTGCAAATTCGAACATGCGCGTTTGTTAAAGAAGATGCCGAGGCCGAAACCCTTGTCGGCGATGCGCTCCCGCTTATAGACGAAGCAGGCAGATTGACAATTCCTTCGGAGCAGACTAGCCAAGTGTTCCTTGTGGTCAAAACCGATGGTTTGGAGGCAGGAGATTACACAGGTTTTCTAAGCGTCAAGCCGTTGACGGGAGGACCTGAACAAAAGGTGAAGGTAAGCTTTACAATCTATCCGTTGGATCTACCTCGCGAGCCGAAGCCATGGATTTGCACGTGGGGTGACATATTGAAAATATCTTGGGCGCAGGCAAATCCTCAGGCGTATCTCAGGGATGCTGTTGAGCATGGTGTGAATGTCTTCCTTATCAGTCCAAATCTCGTGATGCCAACTTTTGACAAAGAAGGCAACCTTGCAAAGCCAATAGACTATACAAGGCATGACGAGTTGGTTGCCGCATATAAACCATATGGAATGATTGCCGGCATATATAGCATTGGATTATTCTACGACAATGTGGCTAAGAAGGCTGGCTTCGAATATATGGGTCCCGAATACAGAAGGGGTTTCATTAACTGGTTTCGGGATTGGGTTGGCCATTTGAAATCTCTTGGCTTAGATTACAATGATTTTGCATTCGAGCTCGTTGATGAGCCGTCATCACAGGCGAAGCTCAAAATACATGCAGATATTGGCCGCTTGGTCCGTGAGGCCGACCCAAAGGCAAGGATATTGGTTACGGCAAACTTTACCGAGGTTGAGCGCCTGAAGCAAATAAAAGATGTGGTTGATATTTGGGTGCCCCGCGGTCCTGTGATAGAGGATGAAGACGCTCGCAATTTTATGAGGAACACCAGCAAGGAAATATGGCTTTATGTATGTAGTGGCGACTCTAAACGTCTAGATCCAGTAGGTTATTACCGTTCGCTTGCCTGGCAATCATTCCGCCATGGCCTTACAGGCTGGGGATACTTTGCTCATATGTGGTGGGGGGAAATACCTTGGGAGTCAGCAAATACAAAAAATGAGCGTCTAGCTACATTCTCAACTGTTTACCCTGGTCTACACGGCCCTGTTCCTTCACGTCGTTGGGAGGCTTTTTGGAAAGGACACGAAGACTTCCGAGCTCTTCACCTTCTCGGCCGGCTTGTATCGGAAGCAGAGAAGTATGGTAAGGATACTTCTAGTGCGAAGTTGGTGTTGGAGGAAGCTAGGAACGCATTTTCCAACTTGCAGTCAATTGCAGACAAGCACGTTTCTACCGCCACGTTGTCAAAATATCTTGATGACTTGCGCCGTAAAGTTGCGGAGGTAAGTTTGAATCTTGCAAGAAAGTAG
- a CDS encoding uroporphyrinogen decarboxylase family protein yields MNARERFLKICNFEQVDHPPRWDCLGFWNSTVQRWWQEGLPKGMRPEQYFEMDAWEFIPVDAGFTHNPYRPPFEHQVLEEDEFTITYRDGQGIVKRDRKDNAELSMSQFIEFPVSERKDWENLKWRLNPCDPERYPNWDELRKKIANRSNPVGMAICGGYGFPRNLFGEEKLAYVYYDDPALVHDIMEHWANFYIGIFDRTLPNVELDFVYIWEDMAFKNGPLIGPNIFREFMLPYYKEVIASIRSKGVTNIIVDSDGDNRPLLDLFIEAGVNVFFPLEIAAGMEPIPIREKYGRKLVLWGGIDKRVLAKGKAEIEHELLRKVPRLIDDGGYIPAIDHSVPPDVPFENYKFYIELLRKITER; encoded by the coding sequence TTGAACGCACGCGAACGCTTTTTAAAGATATGTAACTTTGAACAAGTAGACCATCCGCCGCGATGGGATTGTCTCGGTTTTTGGAATTCTACGGTCCAGCGGTGGTGGCAAGAGGGTTTGCCAAAGGGAATGCGGCCAGAGCAGTATTTTGAGATGGATGCTTGGGAATTTATCCCAGTGGATGCTGGCTTTACTCATAACCCCTACAGACCCCCGTTTGAGCATCAGGTGCTGGAAGAAGACGAATTTACCATTACTTACCGAGACGGACAGGGGATAGTAAAGCGCGACCGGAAAGATAACGCAGAGCTCTCAATGTCACAGTTTATCGAGTTCCCAGTCTCCGAGAGAAAGGATTGGGAGAATCTAAAGTGGCGTCTCAACCCTTGTGACCCAGAACGTTATCCGAATTGGGATGAGCTCAGAAAGAAGATTGCGAATAGGTCAAATCCTGTTGGTATGGCAATATGTGGAGGATATGGTTTCCCGCGAAACCTCTTTGGCGAAGAAAAGCTTGCCTATGTTTATTATGATGATCCTGCACTGGTACATGACATAATGGAGCATTGGGCAAATTTCTACATCGGTATATTCGACCGTACCCTTCCGAATGTCGAGTTAGACTTTGTTTACATTTGGGAAGATATGGCTTTTAAAAATGGTCCACTCATCGGCCCAAATATATTCAGAGAGTTTATGCTTCCGTATTATAAAGAAGTTATCGCTTCCATACGCTCAAAAGGGGTAACCAATATAATTGTTGATTCGGATGGTGACAATCGGCCGCTTCTCGACTTGTTCATCGAGGCTGGAGTGAATGTCTTCTTTCCTTTGGAAATTGCAGCGGGCATGGAGCCGATTCCAATCCGCGAGAAATATGGGCGCAAGCTAGTTTTGTGGGGTGGCATAGACAAGCGAGTTCTAGCCAAAGGAAAGGCGGAGATTGAGCATGAGTTATTGCGAAAAGTCCCACGATTGATAGATGACGGCGGTTATATCCCGGCGATTGACCATTCTGTGCCCCCAGATGTTCCGTTTGAAAACTACAAATTCTATATTGAATTACTTCGAAAGATAACGGAGCGGTAG
- a CDS encoding PrsW family intramembrane metalloprotease produces MEEEQGRLVYLPEYQHWRTSPWWKVMLIGLALYGVGITILALTKNFKLLPAVVLLGTFIMPVTYVTFFYNHRVLSQITILTLGLTFFYGGILGIFAAALLEPLFIRQLNFYSSFKVGLIEEFAKILGVLAIARHRRHDSEMDGLILGAAAGMGFASLESAGYAFVAFLHSQGNLSVMTAVTLIRGVLTPLGHGTWTAILAGVLFRESTERKFIIDWQVIGTYLFVSVLHGLWDGLPFAMASLNQVGIEFFIGELVVGGIGIFVLARMWREARRLQITRYLEAGAINQRRAA; encoded by the coding sequence ATGGAAGAAGAACAAGGACGACTTGTCTATCTACCTGAGTATCAACACTGGCGTACAAGCCCATGGTGGAAAGTAATGCTCATAGGGCTGGCGCTATACGGAGTTGGCATTACAATACTTGCGCTAACCAAAAATTTTAAGCTTTTGCCAGCCGTTGTGCTTCTTGGAACCTTCATTATGCCTGTTACATATGTTACCTTTTTCTATAATCATCGCGTGTTAAGCCAGATAACAATACTAACGCTGGGTCTTACTTTCTTTTATGGTGGAATTCTTGGCATTTTTGCTGCTGCCCTATTGGAACCTTTATTTATTCGGCAACTTAATTTCTATTCGTCATTTAAAGTTGGTCTAATTGAAGAATTTGCAAAAATACTTGGAGTACTGGCTATTGCTCGCCATCGGCGCCATGATTCAGAAATGGACGGATTGATTCTTGGTGCAGCAGCAGGAATGGGCTTTGCTTCACTCGAAAGCGCAGGATATGCATTTGTGGCTTTCCTACACAGTCAAGGCAATCTATCAGTTATGACCGCTGTTACTCTCATCCGAGGAGTACTAACGCCACTCGGGCACGGAACATGGACAGCTATTCTCGCTGGGGTGCTGTTTCGGGAGAGTACCGAGCGAAAATTCATTATTGATTGGCAAGTTATAGGGACTTATCTTTTTGTTTCGGTTCTGCATGGCCTATGGGATGGATTGCCATTTGCAATGGCTTCTCTAAACCAAGTAGGCATTGAGTTCTTTATTGGCGAGCTTGTTGTTGGGGGAATTGGAATTTTCGTTCTAGCTCGCATGTGGCGCGAGGCCCGACGACTACAAATAACCCGCTATCTGGAAGCTGGAGCAATCAACCAACGACGTGCAGCCTAG
- a CDS encoding DUF5665 domain-containing protein, whose amino-acid sequence MSGQDFKDLLDEIKRLDDKISLLIREINRLTNLIEKLNLQQYIQYLLNPRRMAMLSFVNGVLGGLGGAIGATLILALILWILSRLEVVPYIGKFVADIVRIVRKHP is encoded by the coding sequence GTGTCTGGGCAAGATTTTAAAGACCTTTTGGATGAGATTAAACGGTTAGATGACAAAATTAGCTTGCTAATACGAGAGATCAACCGCCTAACTAATTTGATAGAGAAGCTTAATTTACAGCAATACATTCAGTATCTTTTAAACCCTCGAAGGATGGCGATGCTTAGTTTTGTTAATGGAGTTCTCGGAGGCCTTGGCGGAGCCATAGGAGCGACATTGATATTAGCGTTAATTTTATGGATTCTCAGCCGCCTTGAAGTAGTTCCTTATATCGGCAAGTTTGTAGCGGATATTGTCCGAATAGTCCGCAAGCATCCATAG